In Primulina huaijiensis isolate GDHJ02 chromosome 6, ASM1229523v2, whole genome shotgun sequence, a single window of DNA contains:
- the LOC140979460 gene encoding guanylate kinase 3, chloroplastic-like, producing MPFRSICVSVSKSNHNPFFLSQIFTNLLTVWQSNQASSSNFENLKLGFQRTISVNLQTFVSGSTTNSTMDDPRRPPLVPIPHPDTVDRAEVFRALEASLGATFSSQPTVPNPNPLIIVISGPSGVGKDAVIKRLREVREDLHFVVTATSRAQRPGEVDGKDYFFLSKEDFISMINKDELLEYALVYGDYKGIPKQQIREYMAKRRDIVLRVDIHGAATLRTILRDGAVFVFLVAESEEALVKRLIDRRTESAEALLMRVASAREELRHLKEFDYVVVNKEGELESSVNLVESIIDAEKAKVHQRRAVI from the coding sequence ATGCCATTCAGAAGTATCTGCGTTTCCGTGTCAAAATCCAATCACAACCCTTTCTTCCTTTCCCAAATCTTTACGAACCTTCTCACCGTTTGGCAATCTAATCAAGCATCTTCCTCCAATTTTGAAAACCTAAAGCTGGGATTTCAGAGAACTATTTCAGTGAATTTACAAACCTTCGTTTCAGGAAGCACCACGAATTCCACTATGGATGACCCTAGGAGACCTCCGCTCGTCCCCATACCACACCCTGATACTGTTGATCGGGCCGAAGTTTTTCGGGCCCTCGAAGCCTCTTTAGGCGCAACATTTAGCTCTCAGCCCACGGTTCCAAATCCTAACCCTCTGATCATTGTAATTAGTGGTCCTAGCGGTGTTGGAAAAGATGCCGTGATTAAAAGATTAAGGGAAGTTAGAGAAGATTTGCATTTTGTAGTTACTGCGACTAGCCGGGCTCAAAGGCCCGGAGAAGTTGATGGAAAAGATTACTTCTTTTTGAGTAAAGAGGATTTTATTTCGATGATAAACAAGGACGAGCTTCTGGAGTATGCATTAGTGTATGGTGATTATAAGGGGATACCAAAGCAGCAGATCAGAGAGTACATGGCCAAAAGGCGTGACATTGTGTTGAGAGTGGATATACATGGTGCTGCAACACTGAGGACGATTTTGAGAGATGGCGCCGTATTTGTGTTCTTGGTGGCGGAGAGCGAGGAGGCTTTGGTGAAAAGATTGATCGATCGGAGAACTGAGTCCGCAGAAGCTCTTTTGATGAGGGTTGCGTCGGCTAGGGAAGAGCTGAGGCATTTGAAGGAGTTTGATTATGTGGTTGTGAACAAGGAAGGCGAGTTGGAAAGCTCGGTGAACTTGGTGGAGTCGATCATTGATGCCGAGAAGGCTAAAGTGCACCAAAGGAGAGCGGTCATTTAG
- the LOC140979462 gene encoding membrane protein PM19L-like, with protein sequence MASGAGKSAAFALLILNVVLYFIVIAIAAWAVNHGIERSRETASHLSPPARLFPIYYPFGNMATGFVILFSLIAGVVGFTTSITGINNVIQWNAPSLQAASASSLVTWLITLLAMGYGNYYFCFHF encoded by the exons ATGGCTTCCGGTGCAGGAAAATCAGCAGCATTTGCTCTTTTAATACTTAATGTTGTCCtctatttcattgtcattgctaTTGCAGCATGGGCAGTAAATCATGGAATCGAACGATCCCGTGAAACAG CATCTCATCTTTCGCCTCCAGCTCGGCTTTTCCCGATATATTACCCGTTTGGAAACATGGCCACTGGTTTTGTAATCTTATTTTCACTTATAGCTGGGGTCGTGGGATTCACCACATCCATTACTGGCATAAATAATGTGATTCAATGGAATGCTCCAAGTTTACAAGCAGCTTCTGCATCTTCTCTTGTAACCTGGCTAATCACTTTGCTTGCAATGGGGTATGGAAATTATTACTTCTGTTTTCACTTTTAG